A stretch of DNA from Planctomycetota bacterium:
CACACGCGCTTGAATATGCCCTCTTCACTTGGCTGGCTTATCGAGCATTTGGCACGATAAAAGCATTGCGGAAGCAGGGCTTATTTATTACATTATTAATATCAATCTTGTACGGCTTCTCTGATGAATTGCATCAGTATTCTGTCCCGGGCAGGCAGATGGATACCTGGATTTTGTATTTGACACACTGGGGGCGGTTGCGGTGGTGGGGATATTAAAAATACGCTCTAATAAACCACAGATTACACGGATTAAACAGATATGAAAAAGATATTGCTGCTTTGTTTGTTCTGCGCTCTTTTTATCTCAACGGCAATATTCATAACGCCATACATCAGCGCGCCTTAGGTTACAGCTTAATGACAAAGACCCTGTTGCAAGACTTAAAGCTTTATATTTATTAGCCAAATTAGATGATAAAAAATCTATTCCCACATTAATCAAGCTGTTAAGGATACTGATAACAGAATAAGAGGATACACGGTTGAAATACTAGGGGATTTAGAAGCTAAAGAAGCAACCCCTCAATTAATTGAATTATTGGAAGATAATTATAATGATTTTGATACGCGATTGTCAGCGGCTAAAGTACTCATTAAATTCGGCATAAAAAAAGCTATTCCGCAAATCAATAAATTTCTGTTAGAATCAGGTGTAACCTGTTTTATACGAAATGATGTGTCAGGATTACTCGGAGACTTAGGACCCAGAGAATTCATTCCCCAATTAACTGAATTATTAAAAGATAAAAACGCCCGAATACGTGAAGGCGCAACTGAAGCTCTTATTAAATTAAAGGCAAAAGAAGCTCTCCCTCAA
This window harbors:
- the vanZ gene encoding VanZ family protein, which codes for MKIILSRWLPFVLYAGLIFYISSGPLPEIPGPLQIEYIDLVAHALEYALFTWLAYRAFGTIKALRKQGLFITLLISILYGFSDELHQYSVPGRQMDTWILYLTHWGRLRWWGY